A DNA window from Halorubrum sp. DM2 contains the following coding sequences:
- a CDS encoding Rrf2 family transcriptional regulator, which translates to MSSIELTSSQKSILTALINLYGEQEDAVKGEAIAEEVDRNPGTIRNQMQSLKALQLVEGVPGPKGGYKPTSNAYEALDIQRMDEPADVPIYHEGEQIEGVNVDGIDLSSVHHPELCRAEIHVQGSVRDFHEGDSVTVGPTPLSKLVIDGTVDGKDDTANVLILRIDDMRAPDEPAEH; encoded by the coding sequence ATGTCATCGATCGAGCTCACGTCGAGCCAGAAAAGCATCCTCACGGCCCTGATCAACCTGTACGGGGAACAGGAAGACGCCGTGAAAGGCGAGGCGATCGCCGAGGAGGTCGACCGTAACCCGGGAACGATCCGCAACCAGATGCAGAGCCTCAAGGCCCTCCAGCTGGTCGAGGGCGTACCGGGACCGAAGGGCGGCTACAAGCCCACCTCGAACGCCTACGAGGCGCTCGACATCCAGCGCATGGACGAGCCGGCCGACGTCCCGATCTACCACGAGGGCGAGCAGATCGAGGGGGTCAACGTCGACGGGATCGACCTCTCCAGCGTCCACCACCCCGAGCTGTGCCGCGCCGAGATCCACGTTCAGGGCTCGGTCCGCGACTTCCACGAGGGCGACTCCGTCACCGTCGGTCCGACGCCGCTCTCGAAGCTCGTCATCGACGGGACGGTCGACGGCAAAGACGACACCGCGAACGTCCTCATCCTCCGGATCGACGACATGCGAGCGCCCGACGAGCCGGCCGAGCACTAA
- the cdd gene encoding cytidine deaminase gives MGAPSDRPTMDDLIAAAREALTNAHVPYSEYRVGAALETADGTVYTGCNIENANYSNSLHAEEVALAEAVKNGHHEFERIAVSSGVRDGVTPCGMCRQTLAEFAADDLVVACDEGGDAVAEYTLGELLPNTISEGTLDDASEAGEARDAGD, from the coding sequence ATCGGCGCGCCGTCCGATCGCCCGACCATGGACGATCTGATCGCCGCGGCCAGAGAAGCCCTGACGAACGCCCACGTCCCGTACTCCGAGTACCGCGTCGGCGCGGCGCTCGAAACCGCCGACGGAACCGTCTACACCGGCTGTAACATCGAGAACGCTAACTACTCCAACAGCCTCCACGCCGAGGAGGTCGCGCTCGCGGAGGCGGTGAAGAACGGTCACCACGAGTTCGAGCGGATCGCGGTCTCCTCCGGCGTCCGCGACGGCGTCACCCCCTGCGGGATGTGCCGGCAGACGCTCGCGGAGTTCGCGGCCGACGACCTCGTCGTCGCCTGCGACGAGGGCGGCGACGCGGTCGCGGAGTACACGCTCGGCGAACTGCTCCCGAACACCATCTCGGAGGGGACGCTCGACGACGCGAGCGAAGCGGGCGAGGCGCGCGACGCCGGCGACTGA
- a CDS encoding GNAT family N-acetyltransferase: MYVRDAKNRDEAWLLDAIEQLGLDDVAFRSRDYVIAVDEESNDRAGFGRLRLHRGDEDEENRIELTGIGVLPKWRDRGVGAHVVERLVDTAAADGFETVYVLTDQPEYLTQFGFERVDTDDLPPALSDRLTEKREFLGGGVVGLELAVDDFEMPSRFRQAFKEAEPTGGDEPEESAEDFGIDPESATYKYDTGR; the protein is encoded by the coding sequence ATGTACGTCCGCGACGCGAAAAACCGTGACGAGGCGTGGTTGTTGGACGCGATCGAGCAACTGGGGCTCGACGACGTCGCCTTCCGGTCACGGGACTACGTGATCGCGGTCGACGAGGAGTCGAACGACCGGGCCGGCTTCGGTCGACTCCGGCTCCACCGCGGCGACGAGGACGAGGAGAACCGGATCGAGCTGACCGGCATCGGGGTCCTCCCGAAGTGGCGCGACCGCGGGGTCGGGGCGCACGTCGTCGAGCGCCTCGTCGACACCGCGGCCGCGGACGGGTTCGAGACGGTGTACGTACTCACCGACCAGCCGGAGTACCTGACACAGTTCGGCTTCGAGCGTGTCGACACCGACGACCTCCCGCCCGCGCTCTCGGACCGGCTCACCGAGAAGCGGGAGTTCCTCGGCGGCGGCGTCGTCGGGCTCGAACTCGCGGTCGACGACTTCGAGATGCCGTCTCGGTTCCGGCAGGCGTTCAAAGAGGCCGAGCCGACCGGCGGCGACGAGCCGGAGGAATCGGCCGAGGACTTCGGGATCGACCCCGAATCGGCGACGTACAAGTACGACACCGGGCGCTGA
- a CDS encoding helix-turn-helix domain-containing protein, whose translation MQAFDFTVTYEEGADDLMDVFIENPGLYSRTVSCHATAETMWRVDEVTGPPEALAAYDRRLEELPRCSNLRGMGGCELDWEHEVLAERRTSRLIYSKQSEGEGCRSVPYLVTQRLGDGALCRAQQYGNAYEWSVLVDDDSALSPVYEELEANLRPGLELTFERVDGSPDWTVGQPDADDLPPEQRDALRTAIERGYYDTPRRMSLQEVAEAEQIPVSTLQYRVSRAEAWLAKNYLGGRSALASDAVEAEETTP comes from the coding sequence ATGCAGGCGTTCGATTTCACGGTTACCTACGAGGAGGGTGCCGACGACCTGATGGACGTGTTCATCGAGAACCCGGGGCTGTACTCCCGGACGGTCTCCTGTCACGCGACCGCGGAGACGATGTGGCGCGTCGACGAGGTCACGGGACCGCCGGAGGCGCTCGCGGCGTACGACCGCCGGCTCGAAGAACTCCCCCGCTGTTCGAACCTCCGGGGAATGGGCGGGTGCGAACTCGACTGGGAACACGAGGTGCTCGCCGAGCGCCGGACGAGCCGGCTCATCTACTCGAAGCAGTCGGAGGGAGAGGGCTGTCGGTCGGTGCCGTACCTCGTGACACAGCGGCTGGGTGACGGGGCACTCTGCCGGGCACAGCAGTACGGGAACGCCTACGAGTGGAGCGTGCTCGTCGACGACGACAGCGCCCTCAGCCCCGTCTACGAGGAGCTCGAAGCGAACCTCCGACCCGGTCTCGAACTGACGTTCGAGCGAGTCGACGGCTCTCCCGACTGGACGGTCGGCCAGCCGGACGCCGACGACCTCCCGCCGGAACAGCGCGACGCGCTCCGGACCGCGATCGAACGCGGCTACTACGACACCCCACGCCGGATGTCACTTCAGGAGGTCGCAGAGGCGGAGCAGATCCCGGTGTCAACCCTCCAGTACCGCGTCTCGCGCGCCGAGGCCTGGCTCGCGAAGAACTACCTCGGCGGGCGGTCCGCGCTCGCGTCCGACGCCGTCGAGGCCGAGGAGACCACCCCGTAG
- a CDS encoding ATP-dependent DNA ligase, whose protein sequence is MEFAALAERAERLAAIDGDIETTLAAADLLADAGSAGDADAADDESDDDLSVVTRFLLGRVFPAHDTRTLDVGPALCREAIARAAGRNVSASDVEERLAARGEIGAVAAAYDFGGQQGLAAYGGGRDALTVAAVDERLRELAAESGDGSESRKRDALFGLFTRCSPSEAAFLARLVLGEMRLGVGEGTVRDAVAEAFLAPDPDDAGDDDASDDDSDDDADGDDASDDDANGDDDSDGPALRASDEAVAAVERALQVTNDYGRVAVRARDEGIEGLRAESLRVGRPVQAMLAQAGTATDAVDSFGEVAVETKFDGARVQVHYAPDGTAPADADASDRDDVALGPRLYSRNMDDVTEALPEIVEYVAERVDVPVILDGEVVAVDDAGDPLPFQEVLRRFRRKHDVDRMRETVSLRLHAFDCLHADGDDLLDEPLRVRHERLRAALGDAAADLTLADDPDAIAAAERDALDAGHEGVMLKSPEAAYTPGNRGRDWLKRKPDVETLDAVVVGAEWGEGRRAELFGTFLLAVRDEGVASDAPDRDAFTSDASGGDALDDAADLLPPGYATVGKVATGITDEALGDLTERLEPHVVGESGTTVAFDPVLVIEVGYEEIQTSPTYSAGYALRFPRFVGVREDKSVDDADSLARVRRLAGDD, encoded by the coding sequence ATGGAATTCGCCGCGCTGGCGGAACGGGCGGAACGGCTGGCCGCGATCGACGGCGACATCGAGACGACGCTCGCGGCGGCCGACCTGCTCGCCGACGCCGGCTCCGCGGGGGACGCCGACGCCGCCGATGACGAGTCGGACGACGACCTCTCGGTCGTCACCCGCTTCCTGCTCGGCCGCGTCTTCCCCGCCCACGACACGCGCACCCTCGACGTGGGGCCCGCGCTCTGCCGCGAGGCGATCGCCCGCGCCGCCGGCCGGAACGTGTCGGCGAGCGACGTCGAGGAGCGCCTCGCGGCGCGCGGCGAGATCGGTGCCGTCGCGGCCGCGTACGACTTCGGCGGACAGCAGGGACTCGCCGCGTACGGCGGGGGGCGCGACGCGCTCACCGTCGCCGCCGTCGACGAGCGACTGCGCGAACTCGCGGCCGAGAGCGGCGACGGGAGCGAGTCGCGCAAGCGGGACGCGCTGTTCGGGCTGTTCACCCGGTGTTCGCCGAGCGAGGCGGCGTTCCTCGCCCGCCTCGTCCTCGGGGAGATGCGCCTCGGCGTCGGGGAGGGGACGGTCCGGGACGCGGTGGCGGAGGCGTTCCTCGCGCCCGATCCAGACGACGCTGGCGACGACGACGCGTCTGATGACGACTCCGACGACGATGCTGACGGCGACGATGCGTCCGACGACGACGCTAATGGCGATGACGACTCCGACGGGCCCGCGCTCCGTGCGAGCGACGAGGCGGTCGCGGCCGTCGAGCGCGCCCTTCAGGTGACCAACGACTACGGCCGGGTCGCGGTCCGCGCCCGCGACGAGGGGATTGAGGGGCTGCGCGCGGAGTCGCTGCGCGTCGGCCGACCGGTTCAAGCGATGCTCGCGCAGGCGGGCACCGCGACCGACGCGGTCGACTCGTTCGGCGAGGTCGCCGTCGAGACGAAGTTCGACGGCGCGCGCGTTCAGGTCCACTACGCGCCGGACGGGACCGCCCCGGCGGACGCGGACGCGAGCGACCGTGACGACGTGGCGCTCGGCCCGCGGCTCTACTCGCGGAACATGGACGACGTGACCGAGGCGCTCCCGGAGATCGTCGAGTACGTCGCAGAGCGCGTCGACGTCCCTGTCATCCTCGACGGCGAGGTCGTCGCGGTCGACGACGCGGGCGACCCGCTCCCGTTTCAGGAGGTGCTTCGGCGGTTCCGCCGGAAACACGACGTCGACCGGATGCGGGAGACCGTCTCGCTGCGGCTCCACGCCTTCGACTGCCTCCACGCCGACGGCGACGACCTGCTCGACGAACCCCTCCGCGTCCGCCACGAGCGGCTTCGGGCGGCCCTCGGCGACGCGGCGGCGGATCTCACGCTTGCGGACGACCCGGACGCGATCGCCGCCGCGGAGCGCGACGCCCTCGACGCGGGCCACGAGGGCGTCATGCTAAAAAGTCCGGAGGCGGCGTATACCCCCGGCAACCGCGGGCGCGACTGGCTGAAACGCAAGCCCGACGTGGAGACGCTCGACGCGGTCGTCGTCGGGGCCGAGTGGGGGGAGGGACGCCGCGCGGAACTGTTCGGGACGTTCCTGCTCGCCGTCCGCGACGAGGGCGTCGCGAGCGACGCCCCGGACCGCGACGCGTTCACCTCCGACGCGTCCGGGGGCGACGCCCTCGATGACGCGGCGGACCTCCTTCCGCCGGGATACGCCACGGTCGGGAAGGTCGCCACGGGAATCACCGACGAGGCGCTCGGCGACCTCACGGAACGGTTGGAGCCGCACGTCGTCGGCGAGTCGGGCACGACGGTCGCGTTCGACCCGGTGCTGGTGATCGAGGTCGGCTACGAGGAGATCCAGACCTCGCCGACGTACTCGGCCGGCTACGCCCTCCGGTTCCCCCGGTTCGTCGGCGTCCGCGAGGACAAGTCGGTCGACGACGCCGACTCGCTCGCCCGCGTCCGCCGGCTCGCCGGCGACGACTGA
- a CDS encoding aldo/keto reductase, translating into MDYRRLGNTGLSVSELCLGTWRFGRETNGVVETGREEAHELLDAAGDRGINFIDTANVYGTPHGTSEEYIGEWLDERDREDYVIASKVYFPFDGRGEPGPNDSGLGRKHIRAQVEGTLDRLDTDYLDVYYIHRWDEETPIEETMRALDELVSEGKVHHLGASTMAAWRLTKAQWTADVNDYASFDVVQPLHHAGYYEDVKEYLDVCIDQDLAVCPYSPLAGGFLTGKYERADPDDPEQVIAPDGSRASFDDRFERFYLSERGWKVLDAVREVADELDATPAQVALAWLSGWDEFTCVPIVGARTVDQLDENVAATDLDLSDAQWDRIMDARYDPDGTLWGH; encoded by the coding sequence ATGGACTACCGACGACTCGGGAACACCGGGCTCAGCGTCTCGGAGCTGTGCCTCGGAACGTGGCGGTTCGGTCGCGAGACGAACGGCGTCGTCGAGACGGGCCGCGAGGAGGCCCACGAACTGCTCGACGCGGCCGGGGACCGCGGGATCAACTTCATCGACACGGCGAACGTCTACGGGACGCCGCACGGGACGAGCGAGGAGTACATCGGCGAGTGGCTCGACGAGCGCGACCGCGAGGACTACGTGATCGCCTCGAAGGTGTACTTCCCGTTCGACGGCCGCGGCGAGCCGGGACCGAACGACTCCGGGCTCGGCCGGAAGCACATCCGCGCGCAGGTCGAGGGCACTCTCGACCGCCTCGACACCGACTACCTCGACGTCTACTACATCCACCGCTGGGACGAGGAGACGCCCATCGAGGAGACGATGCGCGCGCTCGACGAACTCGTCTCCGAGGGGAAGGTCCACCACCTCGGCGCGTCGACGATGGCGGCTTGGCGGCTCACGAAGGCGCAGTGGACCGCCGACGTCAACGACTACGCCTCCTTCGACGTGGTCCAGCCCCTCCACCACGCGGGCTACTACGAGGACGTGAAAGAGTACCTCGACGTCTGTATCGATCAGGACCTCGCAGTCTGCCCGTACTCCCCGCTCGCGGGCGGGTTCCTCACCGGGAAGTACGAGCGCGCCGACCCCGACGACCCCGAGCAGGTGATCGCGCCCGACGGGTCGCGGGCGAGCTTCGACGACCGGTTCGAGCGCTTCTACCTCTCCGAGCGCGGCTGGAAGGTGCTCGACGCGGTCCGGGAGGTCGCCGACGAACTCGACGCCACGCCCGCACAGGTCGCGCTCGCGTGGCTCTCCGGCTGGGACGAGTTCACCTGCGTGCCCATCGTGGGCGCGCGGACGGTCGACCAGCTCGACGAGAACGTCGCCGCGACCGACCTCGACCTCTCCGACGCGCAGTGGGACCGGATCATGGACGCGCGCTACGACCCGGACGGGACCCTCTGGGGGCACTGA
- a CDS encoding FAD-dependent oxidoreductase — protein MSTQVVVVGSGYAGAGAVKAFEDEVGEGEAELTWISEHDYHLVLHEVHRAIRNPAVEDKITIPVDEIKSPESDFVQGRVVDVDPEERVVETDDGTTVDYDYLLLGVGSTTAFFGIEGLKENAHQLKGLEDAKAIHEDVREAAAEATRSDPVEVIVGGAGLSGIQTAGEIAEYRDKHRAPINIKLVEGLDEVFPGNDPQVQGALRQRLEDADVEILTGDFISKADEEAVYLGGGEDEEPEELAHDVLIWTGGITGQPELENVEVDKDERSNRVHAGSDFTTSDDRVFAIGDTALVEQGDDDVAPPTAQAAWQAAEVAGANLARAARGAPLRSWTHEDKGTVISVGEDAVAHDVMGMPIKTFGGKPAKLLKKAIATRWIAKVSSASRGVSAFGDM, from the coding sequence ATGAGTACACAGGTCGTGGTCGTCGGCTCCGGGTACGCCGGCGCAGGGGCGGTGAAGGCGTTCGAAGACGAGGTCGGCGAGGGCGAGGCGGAGCTCACGTGGATCTCCGAACACGACTACCACCTCGTTTTACACGAGGTCCACCGCGCGATCCGCAACCCCGCGGTCGAAGACAAGATTACGATCCCCGTCGACGAGATCAAATCGCCCGAGTCCGACTTCGTCCAGGGTCGGGTCGTCGACGTCGACCCCGAGGAGCGAGTCGTCGAGACGGACGACGGGACGACCGTCGACTACGACTACCTCCTCTTGGGTGTCGGCTCCACGACGGCCTTCTTCGGCATCGAGGGGCTGAAGGAGAACGCCCACCAGCTGAAGGGCCTGGAGGACGCGAAGGCGATCCACGAGGACGTCCGCGAGGCGGCGGCCGAGGCCACCCGCTCCGACCCCGTCGAGGTCATCGTCGGCGGTGCCGGCCTCTCGGGCATCCAGACGGCGGGCGAGATCGCCGAGTACCGCGACAAGCACCGCGCGCCCATCAACATCAAGCTCGTCGAGGGCCTCGACGAGGTCTTCCCCGGCAACGACCCCCAGGTACAGGGTGCGCTGCGCCAGCGGCTGGAGGACGCCGACGTGGAGATCCTCACCGGCGACTTCATCTCGAAGGCCGACGAGGAGGCCGTCTACCTCGGCGGCGGCGAGGACGAGGAGCCGGAGGAACTCGCACACGACGTGCTGATCTGGACCGGCGGAATTACGGGCCAGCCGGAGTTAGAGAACGTCGAGGTCGACAAGGACGAGCGCTCGAACCGCGTCCACGCCGGCTCCGACTTCACCACCAGCGACGACCGCGTGTTCGCCATCGGCGACACCGCCCTCGTCGAGCAGGGCGACGACGACGTCGCGCCGCCGACCGCGCAGGCCGCCTGGCAGGCCGCCGAGGTCGCCGGGGCCAACCTCGCTCGCGCCGCCCGCGGCGCGCCGCTCCGCTCGTGGACCCACGAGGACAAGGGGACGGTCATCTCCGTCGGCGAGGACGCGGTCGCCCACGACGTGATGGGAATGCCGATCAAGACGTTCGGCGGGAAGCCCGCGAAGCTGCTGAAGAAGGCCATCGCCACGCGCTGGATCGCCAAGGTCTCCTCCGCGAGCCGCGGCGTCAGCGCGTTCGGCGACATGTGA
- a CDS encoding nucleoside phosphorylase, with product MTDETDADAPAVDSPASDAESEDPNDEAGYHVEAAAEDVADAVLLPGNPERVDKITALWDDHEEVARHREYRTATGSYDGTPISVTSTGIGSPSAAIAVEELARVGVDTFIRVGSCGAIQPEMDVGDLVITTGAVRQEGTSDEYVREDYPASADGEVVSALVAAAERLGHDYHTGVTMSADSFYAGQGRPGFEGFEAAGSDELVAELRDANVKNIEMEASAILTIANVYGLRAGAVCSVYANRITGEFRTEGESRAAETASLAVKLLARMDEVKREAGADRWHAGLSL from the coding sequence ATGACAGACGAGACCGACGCGGACGCTCCCGCCGTCGACTCCCCGGCGTCCGACGCCGAGAGCGAAGACCCCAACGACGAGGCCGGCTACCACGTCGAGGCCGCGGCCGAGGATGTCGCCGACGCCGTCCTGCTCCCCGGCAACCCCGAGCGCGTCGACAAGATCACGGCGCTGTGGGACGACCACGAGGAGGTCGCGCGCCACCGCGAGTACCGCACCGCGACCGGCAGCTACGACGGGACCCCGATCTCCGTCACCTCGACCGGGATCGGGTCGCCCTCGGCCGCCATCGCCGTCGAGGAGCTCGCGCGCGTCGGCGTCGACACGTTCATTCGAGTCGGTTCCTGCGGCGCGATCCAGCCGGAGATGGACGTCGGCGATCTGGTGATCACGACCGGCGCGGTCCGGCAGGAGGGGACGAGCGACGAGTACGTCCGCGAGGACTACCCCGCGAGCGCCGACGGCGAGGTCGTCTCCGCGCTAGTCGCCGCCGCGGAGCGGCTGGGCCACGACTACCACACCGGCGTCACGATGAGCGCTGACTCCTTCTACGCGGGCCAGGGACGCCCCGGGTTCGAGGGGTTCGAGGCCGCCGGCTCGGACGAGTTGGTCGCGGAGCTACGGGACGCGAACGTGAAGAACATCGAGATGGAGGCGTCGGCGATCCTCACCATCGCGAACGTGTACGGGCTCCGGGCGGGGGCGGTCTGTTCGGTGTACGCGAACCGTATCACCGGCGAGTTCCGGACGGAGGGCGAGTCGCGCGCCGCAGAGACCGCGAGCCTCGCGGTGAAGCTGCTCGCGCGTATGGACGAGGTGAAACGCGAGGCGGGTGCCGACCGCTGGCACGCCGGGCTCTCGCTGTAG
- a CDS encoding amidohydrolase family protein, protein MRRGTNDDGGVSRRNYLTGGAAALSLSIAGCMGSIGGDDGGESGGGGSNGLLLRDGSVISVDPDIGVLERADVYVEDGEIIEVAEGIDADGATVIDASGSVVAPGFVNTHLHTWQAGVRGIAGDWTFSDYLEIMLGEVSSHYEPDDAYLGNLFGAAEQLNAGTTTILDWFHIANSPDHSDRAIDGLEDAGIRAVFAHGPPGDDGATWWEASTEPHPDDIERLHDERFPVADDRITLAMGIRGPDYATDEVVEEDITRAREMGIPASMHIGSLGGGGVYTLEELGLLGDDLNYVHANRFEDEEFALVGDSGGSVSTTPEVELQMGMGTPVLGKAAAAGATPSVGVDIVSNVSGDMFTQTRMAVGVQRGLDNRPVVERGEQTTEVSINPHRALEIATIEGARALRLEDRVGSITPGKRADLVVIDGGDINTLPVNNPVETVAFQAGVGNVDTVVVDGEVVKRDGSLTNDRLAEEREAFKSSAERVLSESGLGE, encoded by the coding sequence ATGCGACGAGGAACGAACGACGACGGCGGCGTGTCGCGACGGAACTATCTGACGGGCGGAGCGGCGGCGCTCTCGCTTTCGATCGCGGGCTGTATGGGGTCGATCGGCGGCGACGACGGCGGCGAATCCGGAGGAGGCGGCTCGAACGGGCTCCTCCTGCGGGACGGGAGCGTGATCTCCGTCGATCCCGACATCGGCGTCTTGGAGCGCGCGGACGTCTACGTGGAGGACGGCGAGATAATCGAGGTCGCCGAGGGGATCGACGCCGACGGCGCGACGGTCATCGACGCGTCGGGGTCGGTCGTCGCGCCCGGGTTCGTCAACACGCACCTCCACACGTGGCAGGCCGGCGTACGCGGGATCGCGGGCGACTGGACGTTCTCCGACTACCTCGAGATCATGCTCGGCGAGGTGAGCAGCCACTACGAGCCGGACGACGCCTACCTCGGGAACCTGTTCGGTGCCGCGGAACAGCTCAACGCCGGGACGACGACGATTCTCGACTGGTTCCACATCGCTAACTCCCCGGACCACTCCGACCGGGCGATCGACGGCTTGGAGGACGCGGGTATCCGGGCGGTGTTCGCCCACGGGCCGCCGGGCGACGACGGCGCGACGTGGTGGGAGGCGAGCACGGAGCCGCACCCGGACGACATCGAGCGGCTCCACGACGAGCGCTTCCCCGTCGCCGACGACCGGATCACGCTCGCGATGGGGATCCGCGGCCCCGACTACGCCACGGATGAGGTGGTCGAAGAGGACATCACTCGCGCCCGCGAGATGGGCATCCCCGCCTCGATGCACATCGGGTCCCTCGGCGGCGGCGGCGTCTACACCTTAGAGGAGCTGGGGCTGCTCGGCGACGACCTCAACTACGTCCACGCTAACCGCTTCGAGGACGAGGAGTTCGCGCTCGTCGGCGACTCCGGCGGCTCGGTGTCGACGACGCCGGAGGTCGAACTCCAGATGGGGATGGGGACACCGGTCCTCGGGAAGGCGGCGGCGGCGGGCGCAACCCCGTCGGTCGGGGTCGACATCGTCTCGAACGTCAGCGGCGACATGTTCACGCAAACCCGTATGGCGGTCGGCGTCCAGCGGGGACTCGACAATCGGCCGGTCGTCGAGCGCGGCGAGCAGACGACCGAGGTCTCCATCAACCCGCACCGGGCGCTGGAGATCGCGACGATCGAGGGTGCCCGGGCGCTCAGGCTGGAGGACCGCGTCGGCTCGATCACGCCGGGGAAGCGCGCCGACCTCGTCGTGATCGACGGTGGCGACATCAACACGCTACCGGTCAACAACCCGGTCGAGACGGTGGCGTTCCAAGCGGGCGTCGGGAACGTCGACACCGTGGTCGTCGACGGCGAGGTCGTGAAACGCGACGGCTCGCTCACGAACGACCGCCTCGCCGAGGAGCGGGAGGCCTTCAAGTCGTCCGCCGAGCGGGTCCTCTCCGAGAGCGGTCTCGGCGAGTGA
- a CDS encoding MBL fold metallo-hydrolase, with product MTVRYEEFAVEWLGYATARLETDGGPVVYTDPGRYGVLDDYWARDGDLVVVTHDHHYDSDGIRSVASGDATLVIYEAVDPAGIDRDVEPIDALADDYEIVRVGEEDRVDVDTPAGEVRVWSVPAHNDPEGPNAGPDGSVAHPPGFGCGFLLSLGGRTVFWPGDSDALDGFAELDVSVFLANIGGGGIVADRCEAAELAEAMGPDLVVPIHYDTFEKLEADGEAFAGDVASRSIPVALDARSANQ from the coding sequence ATGACGGTCCGCTACGAGGAGTTCGCGGTTGAGTGGCTCGGCTACGCGACGGCGCGGCTGGAGACCGACGGGGGACCGGTCGTCTACACCGACCCCGGCCGGTACGGCGTCCTCGACGACTACTGGGCGCGCGACGGCGACCTCGTCGTCGTCACCCACGACCACCACTACGACAGCGACGGGATCCGGTCGGTCGCGAGCGGGGACGCGACGCTCGTGATCTACGAGGCGGTCGACCCCGCCGGTATCGACCGCGACGTGGAGCCGATCGACGCGCTCGCAGACGACTACGAGATCGTCCGCGTCGGCGAGGAGGACCGCGTCGACGTCGACACGCCCGCGGGCGAGGTACGGGTGTGGTCCGTCCCCGCCCACAACGACCCCGAGGGACCGAACGCCGGACCCGACGGCTCCGTCGCGCACCCGCCCGGCTTCGGCTGCGGGTTCCTGCTGTCGCTCGGCGGGCGCACCGTCTTCTGGCCCGGCGACTCGGACGCGCTCGACGGGTTCGCCGAACTCGACGTCTCCGTCTTCCTCGCGAACATCGGCGGAGGCGGCATCGTCGCGGACCGGTGCGAGGCGGCCGAATTGGCCGAGGCGATGGGACCCGACCTCGTCGTCCCGATCCACTACGACACCTTCGAGAAGCTGGAAGCCGACGGCGAGGCGTTCGCCGGCGACGTCGCGAGCCGGTCGATCCCCGTCGCGCTCGACGCGCGCTCGGCGAACCAGTAG